In a single window of the Streptomyces sp. CGMCC 4.7035 genome:
- a CDS encoding carbohydrate ABC transporter permease, producing the protein MATSVASRVRRQLPSSPWLFAAPGLLVTGVFILYPFVSTLVNAFTDRRTLIPGHFVGLANFREMLHDDMFWIGLRNSTLYVAGVVPVLVVLPLLLALLVQKNIPGITFFRSAFYTPVVASIVVVGLIWVWLLDERGLVNSLLETIGVGRVGFLSDQWLLLVSAMLVTVWRGLGYYMIIYLAALANVPRELHEAAAVDGAGAVRRFLTVTVPAVRSTMVLVAALSSVGAFKVFSEVYLMAGPSGGPAGEDTTLVMLVQRTGTGLTGRVGYASAISVVVFVVTVALMLLVLRADRREDT; encoded by the coding sequence ATGGCCACTTCCGTCGCGTCCCGGGTGCGGCGCCAGCTGCCCAGCAGCCCCTGGCTGTTCGCCGCCCCCGGGCTGCTGGTCACCGGCGTCTTCATCCTCTACCCGTTCGTCTCCACCCTGGTGAACGCCTTCACCGACCGCCGCACCCTGATCCCGGGCCACTTCGTCGGCCTCGCGAACTTCCGCGAGATGCTGCACGACGACATGTTCTGGATCGGCCTGCGCAACAGCACGCTGTACGTCGCCGGAGTCGTTCCCGTGCTCGTCGTCCTGCCGCTGCTGCTGGCCCTGCTCGTGCAGAAGAACATTCCCGGAATCACGTTCTTCCGCTCGGCCTTCTACACCCCGGTGGTCGCCTCCATCGTCGTGGTGGGCCTGATCTGGGTGTGGTTGCTGGACGAACGCGGACTGGTGAACTCCCTGCTGGAGACCATCGGCGTCGGCCGGGTCGGCTTCCTCAGCGACCAGTGGCTGCTCCTGGTGAGCGCCATGCTCGTCACGGTCTGGAGGGGCCTCGGCTACTACATGATCATCTACCTGGCCGCGCTCGCCAATGTGCCGCGTGAGCTGCACGAGGCCGCCGCCGTGGACGGCGCGGGCGCGGTGCGCCGCTTCCTCACGGTCACCGTGCCCGCCGTCCGTTCCACCATGGTGCTGGTCGCCGCGCTCTCCTCGGTCGGCGCGTTCAAGGTGTTCTCCGAGGTGTACCTGATGGCCGGTCCGTCGGGCGGCCCCGCGGGCGAGGACACCACCCTGGTCATGCTCGTCCAGCGCACCGGCACCGGCCTGACCGGCCGCGTCGGCTACGCCTCCGCGATCTCGGTCGTCGTCTTCGTCGTCACCGTCGCGCTGATGCTGCTCGTGCTGCGCGCGGACCGGAGGGAGGACACGTGA
- a CDS encoding ABC transporter substrate-binding protein has protein sequence MPIPRRALAAAAVAALVLPLSACGSSDDGSGSTDASGKVEGDITFQTWNLRANFKDYFDGLVAGFEKKYPGTHVKWIDQPAEGYADKISADAAGGTLPDVVNVSPDLVAPLAKAGLALDLDKAAAKYKPEYLDGAWASHQIPGMTGTYAFPWYLNTGPLFYNKSLFKKAGLDPDTPPKTYAELFDDALQMAKKSDGKVATLGNVPTIEDFGRYGAELMNKQGTGFAFNDAKGVELLTKYKELYDAKALDPQALTATGESTGKKFLTEAVAMNPGSALDLGNFKKQAPNLYKNIGITDQITSTGHVNMYVMGVMVNSRTKHTPAAVAFAHYVTDAQNQMSFAKKVAIFPSTAGSLDDPYFTKEDGTDETRVRIAAAKSLKNAVNYTPVLFSEQMKTELRNEVAKALQGKESPKAALDNAVKACDRLLQQQG, from the coding sequence GTGCCCATACCCCGTAGAGCACTCGCCGCTGCCGCCGTCGCCGCCCTCGTCCTGCCGCTGAGCGCCTGCGGCTCCTCGGACGACGGCAGCGGCTCGACGGACGCCTCCGGCAAGGTCGAGGGCGACATCACCTTCCAGACCTGGAACCTGCGCGCCAACTTCAAGGACTACTTCGACGGCCTGGTCGCCGGCTTCGAGAAGAAGTACCCCGGCACCCATGTGAAGTGGATCGACCAGCCCGCCGAGGGCTACGCCGACAAGATCAGCGCGGACGCGGCCGGCGGCACCCTGCCCGACGTCGTCAATGTCTCGCCCGACCTGGTCGCCCCGCTCGCCAAGGCCGGACTCGCCCTGGACCTCGACAAGGCGGCGGCCAAGTACAAGCCGGAGTACCTCGACGGCGCCTGGGCGAGCCACCAGATCCCGGGCATGACCGGCACGTACGCCTTCCCCTGGTACCTCAACACCGGCCCGCTGTTCTACAACAAGAGCCTCTTCAAGAAGGCCGGACTCGACCCGGACACGCCCCCGAAGACGTACGCCGAACTCTTCGACGACGCCCTCCAGATGGCGAAGAAGAGCGACGGCAAGGTCGCCACCCTCGGCAATGTGCCGACCATCGAGGACTTCGGCCGCTACGGCGCCGAGCTGATGAACAAGCAGGGCACCGGCTTCGCCTTCAATGACGCCAAGGGGGTCGAACTCCTCACCAAGTACAAGGAGCTGTACGACGCCAAGGCACTCGACCCGCAGGCCCTGACCGCGACCGGCGAGTCCACCGGCAAGAAGTTCCTCACCGAGGCCGTCGCCATGAACCCGGGCAGCGCGCTGGACCTCGGCAACTTCAAGAAGCAGGCGCCCAACCTGTACAAGAACATCGGGATCACCGACCAGATCACCAGCACCGGTCACGTCAACATGTACGTGATGGGCGTGATGGTCAATTCCCGCACCAAGCACACGCCCGCCGCGGTCGCCTTCGCGCACTACGTGACCGACGCGCAGAACCAGATGTCGTTCGCGAAGAAGGTCGCCATCTTCCCGAGCACCGCGGGCTCCCTCGACGACCCGTACTTCACCAAGGAGGACGGCACGGACGAGACCCGGGTGCGGATCGCCGCGGCCAAGTCCCTGAAGAACGCGGTCAACTACACGCCCGTACTGTTCAGCGAGCAGATGAAGACCGAGCTGCGTAACGAGGTCGCCAAGGCGTTGCAGGGCAAGGAGAGCCCCAAGGCGGCTCTCGACAACGCTGTCAAGGCCTGCGACCGGCTCCTTCAGCAGCAGGGCTGA